A region of Coraliomargarita sinensis DNA encodes the following proteins:
- a CDS encoding BamA/OMP85 family outer membrane protein, with protein sequence MKLASQICLFLGCLISVAAPDLRAQSNIEIDGLGWLGERRMDQRLSFLLGLDHQKAVPLDSTILEDSAFLLLEQMRRQGYLNPAVTASFSGATERSVAEWETPYAVQLPVGFQAESVVFKIRRGPLFYYESVEIKGLSGVELGDPERFFVPGGSLVTRKKDLAYTSENFTRRKTRLLGALKAQGYAGARVVSEQVDTDESTGAVWVELVLETGPVYRVGSVSFDVPAEATGWFEPVAFPEGSIFNPDWLREARTNLRNVAYSAGYPDVAVRSRLADTRGDTDGVLQAVSFELRPGPQVTLSDVRFVGDDKTKNSILWRQADLEPGTLLDPRETDKARRRLMALGIYKQVELNYDRREDGSRVAVYRLTPDTRKKLQLLAGWGSYEQARLGFRWAHQNPWGRAHRYSLNAKQSVKATHLASDYQLPQLFGSDFTGYVEAEYVSRQEIGYDRSRQGGLFGVSKLLGDSGVRLALEYGWFNERADGIDESMLAVRDDAQVASVSLSLSLDRRNNVLAPSSGYNLYTTVKTANRALGGNVNFHKLEVGGGYHFSVSESTILHLGLKGGALLGGGMDLPFNERFFPGGENSVRGFQQGEATPLGDDGDPLGAESFWVANIEIEQRILSDVSVVGFLDAAGFSRDGGFGGDGEVLASAGLGLRYQTVVGPIRLEYGHNLNPRERDPDGTLHFSIGFPF encoded by the coding sequence ATGAAGCTGGCCAGCCAAATATGTCTTTTCCTCGGGTGCCTGATATCGGTCGCTGCTCCGGATTTGAGGGCGCAGTCCAACATTGAAATCGACGGCCTCGGTTGGCTCGGGGAGCGGCGCATGGATCAGCGGTTGAGCTTTCTTCTCGGCCTGGATCATCAGAAGGCTGTGCCGCTGGATTCGACGATCCTGGAAGATAGTGCTTTTCTGCTCCTGGAGCAAATGCGTCGCCAAGGATATTTGAATCCCGCCGTTACGGCCAGCTTTTCTGGTGCTACGGAGCGGTCCGTGGCCGAATGGGAAACGCCGTATGCCGTTCAGTTGCCGGTGGGTTTTCAGGCCGAATCCGTCGTTTTCAAGATTCGTCGGGGGCCGCTCTTTTATTACGAGTCAGTTGAAATCAAGGGTTTGTCGGGCGTCGAACTTGGCGATCCCGAACGTTTCTTCGTGCCGGGGGGCAGCCTGGTTACGCGTAAGAAAGATCTCGCTTACACGTCTGAAAATTTCACACGACGTAAAACCCGGCTATTGGGTGCCTTGAAAGCCCAGGGTTATGCCGGCGCCCGGGTGGTATCGGAACAGGTCGACACCGATGAATCAACGGGGGCGGTCTGGGTCGAACTTGTTCTGGAGACGGGCCCCGTTTACCGGGTTGGCTCGGTTTCATTCGATGTGCCCGCTGAGGCAACCGGTTGGTTCGAGCCGGTTGCATTTCCTGAAGGATCGATCTTTAACCCGGATTGGCTCCGCGAGGCGCGGACGAACCTTCGGAACGTCGCTTACAGCGCTGGCTACCCGGATGTGGCGGTGCGTAGCCGTTTGGCTGATACTCGCGGGGATACGGACGGTGTTCTTCAAGCCGTGTCTTTTGAGCTTCGACCGGGACCGCAGGTTACTTTGTCCGACGTCCGCTTTGTCGGGGACGATAAAACGAAAAACAGTATCCTTTGGCGGCAAGCCGATTTGGAGCCGGGGACTTTGTTGGATCCTCGGGAGACGGATAAGGCGAGGCGGCGTTTGATGGCGCTCGGTATCTATAAGCAAGTAGAGTTGAATTATGACCGGAGGGAAGATGGCTCCCGGGTGGCCGTCTATCGCTTAACTCCCGATACCAGAAAAAAGCTGCAGTTGCTCGCCGGTTGGGGGAGCTATGAGCAGGCGAGGCTTGGCTTCCGCTGGGCACACCAGAATCCATGGGGCAGGGCACATCGCTATTCCTTGAATGCGAAGCAGAGTGTTAAGGCGACTCACCTGGCGTCCGATTATCAGCTTCCCCAGTTGTTCGGCAGCGACTTCACCGGCTATGTGGAGGCGGAATACGTTTCCCGGCAGGAGATCGGGTACGACCGCTCCCGGCAGGGTGGTTTGTTCGGGGTATCCAAGTTGCTCGGTGATTCGGGGGTTCGTCTCGCGCTGGAATACGGTTGGTTCAACGAAAGGGCCGACGGAATCGATGAAAGCATGCTGGCTGTTCGGGACGATGCGCAGGTGGCCAGCGTATCGCTCAGTCTGAGTTTGGACCGGAGGAACAACGTGCTCGCTCCCAGCTCCGGCTATAATCTATACACCACCGTTAAGACGGCAAACCGGGCGCTCGGAGGTAATGTCAATTTTCACAAGCTTGAGGTCGGCGGTGGTTATCACTTCTCCGTCAGTGAAAGCACCATTTTGCATCTGGGGCTTAAGGGCGGTGCTCTGCTCGGTGGTGGGATGGACTTGCCTTTTAATGAACGCTTCTTCCCCGGTGGTGAAAATTCCGTACGCGGCTTTCAGCAGGGCGAAGCGACTCCCTTGGGCGATGACGGAGATCCTCTGGGCGCTGAGTCGTTTTGGGTGGCAAACATTGAGATCGAGCAACGTATTTTGAGCGACGTCTCGGTTGTCGGATTCCTTGATGCCGCCGGCTTTAGTCGCGACGGTGGATTTGGTGGTGATGGTGAAGTTCTGGCATCGGCAGGCCTGGGGCTGCGCTATCAGACGGTGGTGGGTCCGATTCGGCTCGAATACGGACACAATCTGAACCCGCGTGAGCGTGATCCGGACGGCACGCTACACTTTTCGATAGGTTTTCCCTTTTAG
- a CDS encoding translocation/assembly module TamB domain-containing protein, with product MSIFLAFWSSQWWLPKMAPALLAHSGLSVESAERTETGRMRLKGLGYQADDGLQLLVDVVEVPNLWDYARARWFAAAWSASQQLELGVVAVRLPSENRSNDSEAEAIDLPETIEAADRMLSKVRPWLPPLYLQELSLRNSGGDVTMRAENLRFDGSDLEAELYAGSTEQMYPFSLSLMSGKWSFEASDPSLGFEARARLEPTSEQLQLNAQLTYARQVMHFEAVWRGAGIVPHAARLRGGNFSLPQQLVERAHAPGLNSVHLSRADLKWAGQRYEGGVEWNAGLEIEGHPAAATGAASFEGDFRELRILGLKVDAPWAKAALEAPLVIRLPELELEKTADFRVSADLSRQPFVSAGGMLAGNLTFQPPAQLRFELSGRSVVYQAYPASDLEVVGSINKEALKLEKVKVAFDEASLAQVELNGSVNFRQSLIDFDYEASFSPEWADSMGLPDLLRETAYVKGGLGGPRSAPQWSAVWEVPAVQPPGLQVFRATGAASGTGASDIRMEATLVHGREQLGLALELEELSEEVLHGSLDRLLWEVDGRTRWELGAPGVFSVPVQGSIHRRFEELALEEFLLAGPDSAWRISKTSQGPLLLAGREFQLDWLNPWLDAPLPQYGIRSADLTVSQLSPFVAGQLSLTATDDSFELGELQINLEGLRIGERTEVPSLGVVLGDASLIEVMADLPVRLEWATGESGPVLKPDRDGAIRLQLGMKPSDAVSELIRKFSELAVEPPRLNLEIDGTLRSPNGRLEAFLPGIKLRETLGEGPKQVELPGLNDIEVRLGLDGQSLHLKRLKARIRGGLVEASGRWPLETFPLFEGSKSADWFNALLAGAFELSFAEWELQNWTPYLPSMLRRSGLVGGRLRHDPDSGFGGSLQFKELGLRPTRSLPSVDSSSGALSFEGRALRIVEAGARVGGSPVSLQGQMDFADWPEIIWQAEIKGKNVPIVRRPEMILRSDLDLKLSQKSDQSAPALQGRMGLRSSTMLVEFDPLSPAVRSGPSSKPPFFAIEEEPFSRWGLDLRIEGERFLRVRSPYFQSVLSAGLNLTGRLGEPLLLGSIRIAEGSLSFPGAKVRLDTGEAYIESGQPDALRLDVAGTARTGTHVITMDVSGTASDPQIQFDATPPLPNASIVRLLSTGSTTGGGAGSVGLYLGRGLLGAGGMNESFADRITIDVGEETTRSGKSTLGVRYEVNEDVYLNSEYDAYDNYNTDLLWTIFEK from the coding sequence ATGAGCATATTTCTGGCGTTTTGGTCCAGCCAGTGGTGGTTGCCGAAAATGGCACCGGCACTGCTTGCCCATTCCGGTCTCTCGGTCGAGTCCGCTGAGCGCACCGAAACAGGCCGCATGCGATTGAAGGGGCTCGGCTATCAAGCTGATGACGGTTTGCAGCTTCTGGTCGATGTTGTGGAGGTGCCGAATCTTTGGGACTACGCGCGGGCGCGATGGTTTGCGGCGGCATGGTCGGCATCCCAGCAACTGGAGCTGGGCGTTGTCGCCGTACGGTTGCCTTCAGAAAACAGAAGCAATGATTCTGAGGCAGAGGCGATTGATTTGCCCGAAACGATTGAGGCTGCGGATCGAATGCTCTCGAAAGTCAGACCCTGGCTGCCGCCGCTGTATTTGCAGGAGCTTTCGCTTCGAAACTCTGGTGGTGACGTGACCATGCGGGCAGAAAACCTTCGTTTCGATGGGAGCGACCTCGAAGCGGAACTTTATGCCGGTAGCACGGAGCAAATGTATCCGTTTTCCCTTTCGCTCATGTCCGGGAAGTGGTCATTCGAGGCGTCGGACCCCAGTCTCGGATTTGAGGCCCGGGCCCGATTGGAGCCTACTTCAGAACAATTACAGCTAAATGCGCAGCTAACCTATGCAAGGCAGGTGATGCATTTCGAAGCAGTTTGGCGAGGGGCGGGGATCGTGCCCCATGCAGCCAGGCTTCGGGGCGGGAACTTTTCACTGCCGCAGCAACTGGTGGAAAGGGCGCATGCCCCCGGGCTTAATTCCGTCCACCTGAGCCGGGCCGATCTAAAGTGGGCAGGCCAGCGTTACGAGGGCGGGGTTGAGTGGAACGCCGGCTTGGAGATCGAAGGGCATCCGGCGGCTGCCACCGGTGCCGCAAGTTTTGAAGGAGATTTTCGGGAGTTGCGCATTCTCGGCTTGAAGGTCGATGCGCCCTGGGCCAAGGCAGCTTTGGAGGCACCATTGGTCATTCGTCTGCCTGAATTGGAGCTGGAAAAGACAGCAGACTTTCGGGTGTCGGCGGACCTTTCCAGGCAACCCTTTGTTTCGGCGGGTGGTATGCTGGCAGGGAACCTTACCTTCCAGCCTCCTGCGCAATTGCGTTTCGAACTAAGCGGGCGTTCGGTCGTGTATCAGGCATATCCGGCAAGCGATCTGGAGGTGGTCGGCTCAATCAATAAGGAAGCTCTCAAGCTGGAAAAGGTGAAAGTGGCTTTTGATGAAGCCAGTCTGGCGCAGGTCGAACTGAATGGCTCGGTGAACTTTCGTCAGTCGCTGATTGATTTCGATTACGAGGCGTCTTTCAGTCCGGAATGGGCTGATTCAATGGGCTTGCCCGACCTGCTCCGTGAAACCGCCTATGTGAAGGGGGGCCTCGGAGGGCCGCGATCCGCCCCGCAATGGTCGGCTGTCTGGGAAGTCCCTGCGGTTCAGCCGCCTGGGCTGCAGGTATTCCGGGCGACTGGGGCCGCTTCCGGGACGGGAGCGAGCGATATTCGTATGGAGGCGACATTGGTTCATGGGCGGGAGCAGCTAGGCCTAGCTCTCGAACTCGAGGAATTGAGTGAAGAGGTGCTTCATGGTTCGCTCGATCGTCTTCTCTGGGAAGTCGACGGAAGGACCCGGTGGGAACTTGGGGCACCAGGCGTTTTCAGTGTCCCTGTGCAGGGCTCCATTCACCGCCGGTTTGAGGAGTTGGCCCTGGAAGAGTTTTTGCTCGCGGGGCCTGACTCGGCGTGGCGGATCAGTAAAACCAGCCAGGGGCCGCTCTTACTTGCGGGCCGGGAGTTTCAGCTTGATTGGTTGAATCCATGGCTTGACGCGCCACTTCCGCAATACGGGATCCGGTCCGCTGATCTCACGGTTTCTCAACTCAGCCCCTTTGTCGCGGGCCAGCTCAGCCTCACGGCAACGGACGACTCGTTCGAATTGGGTGAGTTGCAGATTAATCTTGAGGGGCTTCGCATCGGAGAAAGGACGGAGGTGCCATCGTTGGGTGTCGTACTGGGCGATGCATCCCTCATTGAGGTGATGGCAGACTTGCCGGTTCGCCTCGAGTGGGCCACCGGGGAGAGTGGCCCGGTGCTCAAGCCCGACCGGGACGGTGCAATACGGCTTCAACTGGGCATGAAACCTTCAGATGCGGTATCCGAACTGATTCGAAAGTTTTCCGAACTGGCAGTCGAGCCGCCAAGATTGAATTTGGAAATCGACGGAACGTTACGATCTCCCAATGGCCGTCTCGAAGCATTTTTACCCGGGATTAAATTGCGGGAAACGCTTGGCGAAGGTCCGAAGCAAGTTGAGCTTCCCGGTTTGAACGACATCGAAGTCAGGCTCGGGTTGGACGGGCAATCATTGCATCTTAAAAGGTTGAAGGCGCGGATCCGGGGCGGGCTGGTCGAAGCGTCGGGCAGATGGCCACTGGAGACCTTCCCGCTCTTTGAAGGCAGCAAATCCGCTGATTGGTTCAATGCCTTACTAGCTGGTGCTTTTGAGCTGAGCTTTGCCGAATGGGAGTTACAAAACTGGACGCCGTATCTGCCTTCCATGTTGCGCCGCAGTGGCCTGGTGGGAGGTCGCTTGCGTCATGACCCCGACTCTGGTTTCGGCGGGTCTCTGCAGTTTAAAGAGCTTGGACTGCGGCCGACCCGCAGCTTGCCTTCGGTCGATTCAAGCAGCGGTGCGTTGAGCTTCGAAGGTCGTGCTCTCAGGATTGTCGAAGCGGGCGCGCGGGTGGGAGGCAGCCCGGTTTCCTTGCAAGGTCAGATGGATTTTGCCGATTGGCCGGAGATAATTTGGCAAGCGGAGATTAAAGGAAAGAACGTCCCCATTGTCCGTCGCCCCGAGATGATACTTCGGAGTGACCTGGATCTGAAACTGAGCCAAAAAAGTGACCAGTCGGCTCCGGCCTTGCAAGGGCGGATGGGGCTTCGTTCGAGCACGATGCTGGTTGAGTTTGATCCGCTCTCACCGGCGGTTCGCTCCGGACCTTCGTCGAAGCCTCCTTTCTTTGCCATCGAAGAAGAACCCTTCAGTCGATGGGGACTCGATCTCAGGATTGAGGGCGAACGCTTTTTAAGAGTGAGAAGCCCCTATTTTCAATCGGTTCTCTCCGCGGGATTGAATCTGACGGGCCGCCTCGGAGAACCCCTGCTTCTGGGCTCGATCCGGATTGCTGAAGGAAGCCTCAGCTTTCCTGGAGCGAAGGTACGTTTGGACACAGGTGAAGCCTACATAGAATCCGGCCAGCCGGATGCCTTGCGGTTGGATGTGGCCGGCACGGCGCGCACAGGCACACACGTGATCACTATGGATGTGAGCGGGACAGCGTCTGATCCGCAAATCCAGTTTGATGCAACGCCGCCCCTTCCCAACGCTTCTATCGTGCGTCTGCTCAGTACAGGCAGCACCACCGGCGGCGGAGCCGGATCGGTCGGGCTCTATCTGGGGCGCGGTCTGCTCGGGGCCGGAGGGATGAACGAAAGCTTTGCTGATCGTATTACGATTGATGTCGGCGAGGAGACGACGCGTAGCGGTAAAAGTACCCTGGGCGTGCGTTACGAAGTCAATGAAGATGTGTATCTGAATAGTGAATACGATGCCTACGATAATTATAACACCGATCTCCTCTGGACGATTTTTGAGAAATGA
- the gluQRS gene encoding tRNA glutamyl-Q(34) synthetase GluQRS has protein sequence MASGYRGRIAPTPTGYLHLGHARTFWIAMERAKEAGGKLIYREEDLDPQRCKNEYADAAMEDLKWFGCRWEEGPDVGGPHTPYRQSERSRQFLNAWEKLKDAGAIYPCDKSRKDVANAARAPHAEDNDAEPIYPEAWRPPAGTGQDAREPGASNWRFRVPNEREILFDDGRLGPCEFECLRDFGDFLVWRKDGVPAYELAVVVDDAAMDITEVVRGEDLLISTARQLLIYEALGLKPPAFYHTPLMVDTEGQRLAKRHRSLSLRELQEAGHKPEALRQSEDWWSGLDD, from the coding sequence ATGGCATCCGGCTACCGAGGGCGTATTGCACCGACACCGACGGGGTATCTCCACCTCGGTCACGCCCGCACATTCTGGATCGCAATGGAGCGGGCCAAAGAAGCCGGAGGAAAATTGATCTACAGGGAAGAGGACCTCGATCCCCAGCGCTGCAAAAACGAATACGCCGACGCCGCGATGGAAGATCTCAAATGGTTTGGCTGCCGTTGGGAGGAAGGGCCGGACGTGGGCGGGCCCCACACCCCTTACCGCCAGAGTGAGCGGAGCAGGCAGTTTTTGAATGCCTGGGAAAAGCTGAAGGATGCGGGAGCGATCTACCCCTGCGACAAATCCCGGAAAGACGTGGCCAACGCGGCCCGTGCGCCTCATGCGGAGGACAACGATGCCGAACCAATCTACCCGGAAGCATGGCGACCACCGGCGGGCACCGGACAAGACGCCAGAGAACCCGGTGCCAGCAACTGGCGCTTCCGCGTGCCGAACGAGCGGGAAATCCTCTTCGACGACGGGCGGTTGGGGCCCTGCGAATTTGAATGCCTGCGGGACTTCGGCGATTTCCTTGTCTGGCGCAAGGACGGGGTGCCCGCTTACGAACTGGCGGTTGTGGTCGACGACGCCGCCATGGACATTACCGAGGTGGTGCGCGGGGAAGACCTGCTCATCTCCACAGCCCGGCAGTTACTCATCTACGAAGCGCTGGGGCTAAAGCCACCGGCATTTTACCATACTCCGCTAATGGTCGATACTGAAGGTCAGCGATTGGCGAAGCGGCACCGCTCACTCAGCCTGCGCGAACTACAGGAAGCGGGACACAAACCGGAAGCGCTCCGCCAGTCAGAAGACTGGTGGTCGGGGCTGGACGACTAA
- a CDS encoding mechanosensitive ion channel family protein, which produces MEEELQQLEALKEQLIVYLATNGVQLVIAVLILLAGFWIGKSVANLILKICEKRQIDLTLARFFSGFAKVLIIAFALIMSLSKAGIEITPFIALLGASAFGLSLAVQGPVSNYGAGIVLIVTRPFRVGDTLTVSGQSGVVDFVKLGSTELTNEDEERITIPNRKVLGEIFTNSHEYRIVEGVVGIDYAADPEQAIGCITQAVKSVDGCAEDREPVIGIDAFADSSINIGFRVWVPTNSYHRKRFALNLAVYHALKKAEITIPFPQRDVHLIRSETEQ; this is translated from the coding sequence ATGGAAGAAGAACTGCAACAACTCGAAGCGCTGAAAGAACAGCTGATCGTATATCTCGCGACAAACGGCGTACAACTTGTGATCGCCGTGCTGATCCTGCTGGCCGGTTTCTGGATCGGGAAGAGTGTTGCCAATCTGATTCTCAAGATTTGCGAGAAGCGGCAGATCGATCTGACCCTCGCCCGCTTTTTCTCGGGCTTTGCCAAGGTGCTCATTATCGCCTTTGCCTTGATCATGTCGCTGAGCAAGGCGGGCATCGAGATCACCCCCTTCATTGCACTGCTCGGTGCCAGCGCCTTCGGTCTAAGTTTGGCCGTGCAAGGTCCGGTCTCGAACTACGGAGCCGGCATTGTACTGATCGTCACCCGTCCTTTCCGTGTCGGTGACACGCTAACCGTCAGTGGCCAAAGCGGAGTCGTCGACTTCGTCAAGCTCGGCAGCACCGAGCTGACCAACGAGGACGAAGAACGCATCACGATTCCGAACAGAAAGGTGCTGGGTGAGATCTTCACCAACTCGCACGAATATAGAATCGTCGAGGGCGTTGTCGGGATCGACTACGCCGCCGACCCGGAGCAGGCAATCGGATGCATCACGCAAGCGGTCAAATCCGTAGATGGCTGCGCCGAGGACCGCGAGCCGGTGATCGGTATCGATGCCTTTGCCGACTCTTCAATCAACATCGGTTTCCGCGTCTGGGTGCCGACGAACAGCTACCACCGTAAGCGATTCGCGTTGAACCTTGCCGTGTACCACGCCCTGAAGAAGGCCGAAATCACTATTCCGTTCCCGCAACGCGACGTGCATTTGATTCGTTCAGAAACCGAGCAATAA
- a CDS encoding heavy metal translocating P-type ATPase metal-binding domain-containing protein: MKQCKHCGIPYHRSKGRGEFCCAGCEHVYGMIREGGFEDYYSKQDRAGKPVGDLPFGAVNTVSIKKLQEDAESGPGCQLTVPVQGMFCMGCAWLVEELAGRQPGVLSAKVALDSGRLSLAWEPGDFDLCRLAGELHRFGYRISGEPFSRMASMSPLAVRLCLTLVFSLNGGLLLLASAAGIGGPGLRQFYSLLLVVCLLFAHLLGGTLFLRPAWRGLLLRRWHSDAFPALILLGLLLAALFTVFMPHGGVLFAGAYFVVLPVMVLARWLSELRRLRIRA; encoded by the coding sequence ATGAAACAGTGTAAGCATTGCGGCATTCCCTATCACCGGTCGAAAGGTCGGGGTGAGTTTTGCTGTGCCGGTTGCGAGCATGTTTATGGGATGATCCGGGAAGGTGGCTTTGAGGATTACTATTCGAAGCAGGACAGGGCGGGCAAGCCGGTCGGGGATCTTCCTTTTGGCGCAGTGAACACTGTATCGATAAAAAAACTACAAGAGGATGCGGAAAGTGGCCCCGGGTGTCAGCTTACGGTTCCGGTTCAGGGGATGTTCTGCATGGGTTGTGCCTGGTTGGTGGAGGAACTCGCCGGACGTCAACCCGGTGTTTTGTCGGCCAAGGTAGCCCTGGATTCGGGGCGCCTCAGCCTGGCATGGGAGCCGGGTGATTTTGATCTCTGTCGGTTGGCCGGGGAACTGCACCGGTTCGGTTACCGGATCAGCGGCGAGCCGTTTTCGCGGATGGCATCAATGTCACCTCTTGCCGTCCGCCTCTGCCTCACGCTTGTCTTCAGCTTGAACGGCGGCTTGCTTCTCTTGGCCTCCGCCGCCGGGATCGGTGGTCCCGGGTTGCGGCAGTTCTACAGCTTATTGCTGGTGGTTTGCTTGTTGTTTGCCCACCTGCTTGGCGGGACGCTTTTTTTAAGGCCGGCCTGGCGCGGCTTGCTGCTTCGGCGTTGGCACAGCGATGCGTTTCCCGCGCTTATCCTCTTGGGCCTCCTACTGGCCGCGTTATTCACGGTCTTCATGCCTCACGGCGGGGTATTGTTTGCCGGTGCCTATTTCGTCGTGCTCCCGGTCATGGTTCTGGCGCGTTGGCTTTCGGAGCTTCGGCGACTCCGGATACGTGCATAA
- a CDS encoding BLUF domain-containing protein codes for MSDDLYQIIYISTANAGLTEDSLLELLSASQKRNAARQITGILLHSDGNIIQVIEGPEAKVKGLYEKISDDPRHRGVTLISGRSVQRRDFPKFKMGFKRARSKDFKAQLPGFTDVVEKGKVTDEELAGLSKLVSVFIRTFAKSTNIDRFGC; via the coding sequence ATGAGCGACGATCTTTATCAAATTATCTACATTAGCACGGCGAATGCCGGGTTAACCGAAGATTCTTTGCTGGAACTACTTTCAGCCTCCCAGAAGCGCAACGCCGCCCGGCAAATCACGGGGATCCTGCTCCATTCCGACGGTAACATTATTCAGGTGATTGAAGGGCCCGAAGCGAAGGTCAAAGGCCTCTACGAAAAAATTTCCGATGATCCGCGCCACCGCGGGGTCACTTTGATTTCGGGTCGTTCGGTGCAACGGCGTGATTTTCCGAAATTCAAAATGGGCTTCAAACGGGCACGGAGTAAGGACTTCAAAGCACAGCTACCGGGTTTTACCGATGTGGTGGAAAAGGGCAAAGTTACCGATGAGGAACTGGCCGGGCTATCCAAGCTGGTTTCGGTCTTTATCCGCACCTTTGCCAAGTCCACGAACATCGACCGCTTTGGTTGTTAA